In Synechococcus sp. A18-25c, a single window of DNA contains:
- a CDS encoding carbohydrate kinase family protein — MAGTAQPAVAGGLDADTGPSQRWGPARHADALTMDCLCLGGVCADLVCQPIPALPAQGQLVETNGIELSLGGCAANTAFNLARLDVSTGIAACIGKDLFGTFIRQTLEDRGVDTAGLVHATDASSATAAVINVRGEDRRFIAHAGANRLLSPALIPEDLIETVAVLYIGGFLMLNGLESPDMLERLALARSAGTRIVLDVVKVADANAMARLSAILPHVDGFLPNNEEAAELTGCRHPWEQADAFRAAGAHTVVITSGQYGDHLVSDTTRLRIGAYSTDVVGSTGAGDAFDAGFIAALLDDQDLPTCLRWGSALGASCVRSSSATASVFNREEALQFMACHPLPVEVF, encoded by the coding sequence GTGGCCGGAACGGCTCAGCCTGCCGTTGCCGGAGGCCTGGACGCTGACACTGGCCCATCGCAGCGATGGGGGCCGGCGCGCCACGCTGATGCGCTGACGATGGATTGCCTCTGCCTTGGCGGTGTCTGCGCTGACCTGGTCTGCCAGCCCATCCCGGCGTTGCCGGCTCAGGGGCAGTTGGTCGAAACCAACGGGATCGAACTCAGCCTCGGCGGCTGCGCCGCCAACACCGCCTTCAATCTGGCCCGGTTGGATGTGAGCACGGGCATCGCCGCCTGTATTGGGAAGGATCTCTTCGGTACTTTCATCCGACAAACGCTGGAAGACAGAGGTGTCGACACCGCTGGCTTAGTGCACGCAACGGACGCCTCCAGCGCAACGGCAGCCGTGATCAATGTGCGCGGAGAGGACCGACGCTTCATCGCCCACGCCGGCGCCAACAGGCTGTTGTCGCCCGCCCTGATCCCAGAGGATTTGATCGAGACGGTGGCCGTGCTCTACATCGGCGGATTTCTGATGCTGAATGGTCTGGAGAGCCCGGACATGCTTGAGCGACTGGCACTGGCCCGATCAGCCGGCACGCGCATCGTGCTGGATGTGGTGAAAGTCGCGGATGCGAACGCCATGGCGCGGCTCAGCGCCATCCTTCCCCACGTGGACGGGTTTCTGCCCAACAACGAGGAAGCCGCCGAACTGACGGGCTGCCGCCACCCCTGGGAGCAAGCCGATGCCTTTCGGGCCGCAGGCGCTCACACGGTGGTGATCACCTCAGGACAATATGGCGATCACCTGGTGAGCGACACCACGCGTTTACGCATCGGTGCTTACAGCACGGACGTTGTCGGCAGCACCGGTGCGGGCGATGCCTTCGATGCCGGCTTCATCGCGGCGCTCTTGGACGACCAAGACCTGCCGACCTGCCTGCGCTGGGGCAGCGCCCTTGGCGCCAGCTGCGTGCGCAGCAGCTCAGCCACCGCGAGCGTGTTCAACCGCGAGGAAGCTCTGCAATTCATGGCCTGCCACCCGCTCCCTGTGGAAGTGTTCTGA
- a CDS encoding arginase family protein — protein sequence MTTTPLLMNELSSLFAQFEVNGDGSITAQEVEQVLTSMAAVIAPEEADALRQLLHEQKIIRRDDFLRWAQQQPKLGRHQLLRDLFDLVDADHNGWLSREELDRMMRMLYSAKSPHDAQTLTTQLDRNGDAQISANEFLDLLDKTLELPCSLADLKRLKKNLVQVQSAARLDGVTLVEVDCDLGAGIPGAGSGIELLKNAVQRQHDLSQLSDGLIKEIHDDRSPRARADDNAATTTTPHARHIEKITKVMQEAADLVATTLDQGSFPLVLAGDHSTAASTIAGIRRAHPEQRLGVIWIDAHADIHSPFTTPSGNMHGMPLAIAAQHDNLPEAINDPDATTRSLWNSLKQLHGSTSPAISLRDLIYVGVRDTEAAEDITLAQHEIPVITTAEVRRNGATQAAKQCLTHLSDVDLIYVSLDVDSLDSTICKGTGTPVPNGLWAHEVMLLIKTLLKDPRVCCWEICEINPHLDVLNTLAEMSLSLYRAGMEVLAERFTPTSATHAG from the coding sequence ATGACAACCACGCCTCTGCTGATGAACGAGCTGTCCTCGCTCTTTGCACAGTTTGAGGTCAACGGTGATGGGTCGATCACAGCACAAGAGGTCGAGCAAGTGCTGACATCCATGGCAGCGGTGATTGCCCCCGAAGAAGCGGATGCCCTCAGACAGTTGCTGCACGAGCAAAAAATCATCCGTCGTGATGATTTTTTGCGGTGGGCGCAACAGCAGCCCAAGCTTGGACGGCATCAACTGCTGCGGGACCTGTTTGATCTGGTGGATGCCGACCACAACGGTTGGCTCAGTCGAGAAGAGCTCGACCGCATGATGCGCATGCTGTATTCAGCCAAGTCCCCTCACGACGCGCAAACACTGACGACACAACTGGATCGCAATGGTGATGCTCAGATCAGCGCCAATGAGTTTCTTGACCTTCTGGACAAGACCCTGGAACTGCCGTGTTCCTTGGCCGATCTCAAACGCCTGAAAAAGAATTTGGTTCAGGTTCAGAGTGCGGCACGTCTGGACGGCGTGACCTTGGTGGAGGTGGACTGTGACCTCGGCGCAGGCATCCCTGGAGCAGGCTCAGGCATTGAACTTCTCAAAAACGCGGTCCAGCGGCAACACGATTTGAGCCAACTCAGCGACGGCTTAATCAAAGAGATTCACGACGATCGCTCTCCCAGGGCCCGCGCAGATGACAACGCTGCAACGACCACCACACCCCACGCCCGTCATATCGAAAAGATCACCAAGGTGATGCAGGAAGCGGCCGACCTTGTGGCCACAACCCTGGACCAGGGGAGCTTCCCACTGGTGTTGGCCGGAGACCATTCAACGGCTGCCTCCACCATCGCGGGAATTCGACGGGCACACCCTGAGCAACGACTGGGGGTGATCTGGATCGATGCGCATGCCGACATTCATTCGCCCTTCACTACACCCTCTGGAAACATGCACGGGATGCCGCTGGCCATTGCTGCGCAGCACGACAACCTGCCAGAAGCCATCAATGATCCCGACGCGACAACACGATCGCTCTGGAACAGCCTCAAGCAACTGCATGGCTCTACATCACCAGCCATCTCCCTGCGTGATCTGATTTATGTCGGCGTTCGAGACACGGAAGCTGCTGAAGACATCACGTTGGCCCAGCATGAAATCCCGGTGATCACCACCGCAGAGGTGCGGAGGAATGGCGCCACACAGGCCGCCAAACAATGCCTGACGCATCTCTCCGATGTGGACCTGATCTACGTGAGCCTGGATGTGGATTCACTGGACTCCACCATTTGCAAAGGAACCGGAACTCCGGTTCCTAATGGGCTCTGGGCCCATGAGGTGATGCTGCTGATCAAAACCCTGCTGAAGGACCCACGGGTGTGTTGCTGGGAAATCTGTGAGATCAATCCCCATCTGGATGTGCTTAACACCCTGGCCGAAATGTCTCTAAGCCTCTATCGGGCCGGCATGGAAGTGCTCGCGGAACGCTTCACGCCCACCTCAGCAACGCATGCAGGCTGA
- a CDS encoding urea transporter, producing the protein MQAESPSVYERLQTLLPAPKPIEPTGWLNRARALEGPWARGLRSVSQVIFINHPLSGALLLLAFWLSSPWMAGWALVGMTAANGVSHWMRLSPELRNQGIHGFNGVLVGCATAALANTPMPSAANAAQLTLLVAIGGGLTTWMIELWRLRFHRRGDPPVLTLPFCLITWVLLAVVPPSLTTPLEAIQPAAATTPLETLLLGIPHSFGQVFLCSSLTSGCLVAIAVVIASPIAAGLGVIGAIIGMTSSLIQGADASAVAQGLWGYNSVLTAIALGGIFHTPSSRSILLAMLGASLATLLQVLQIRMIGILPPLTLSFVITTWCLQRLAKRRLPALIPICLHAVVSPEEHRQRYGVTRVLLERFRRHLQERLAGIPTISAPPVLEEPLNHQTQELFAELDRDQDGRLSIAELRHALMSNLIQRQAENNDPLLDDQLNTVLAAMDLNRDGQINRMEFGHFIQHLQRLRDGEDRLRLYLIPMDANGDDHLEPNELDRLLRSLGQTNLTSAETNLVYANHPEGLSWRQWIDQLLLA; encoded by the coding sequence ATGCAGGCTGAGTCCCCATCGGTTTACGAGAGGCTGCAGACCCTGTTGCCTGCGCCGAAACCGATCGAACCAACGGGTTGGCTGAATCGAGCACGGGCCCTCGAGGGTCCTTGGGCGCGCGGGCTGCGCAGTGTGTCCCAGGTGATTTTCATCAACCATCCCCTCAGCGGCGCTTTGCTGCTGCTGGCGTTCTGGCTCAGCTCGCCCTGGATGGCGGGATGGGCTTTAGTGGGGATGACTGCAGCCAATGGCGTCTCCCATTGGATGCGGTTGTCCCCGGAGTTGCGTAACCAGGGCATTCATGGCTTCAACGGTGTGTTGGTGGGATGCGCCACCGCAGCATTGGCGAACACCCCAATGCCATCAGCCGCAAACGCGGCACAACTGACGCTGCTGGTGGCGATCGGTGGTGGATTGACCACCTGGATGATTGAACTCTGGCGGCTGCGTTTTCACCGTCGAGGCGATCCGCCGGTGCTCACCCTTCCGTTTTGTTTGATCACCTGGGTTCTGCTCGCTGTCGTTCCTCCTTCGCTCACCACACCACTCGAAGCCATTCAGCCCGCTGCCGCGACGACACCGCTTGAAACGCTGCTGCTCGGAATCCCGCACAGTTTTGGGCAGGTGTTTCTTTGCTCAAGTCTCACCAGTGGGTGCCTGGTGGCCATCGCTGTTGTCATCGCCAGCCCCATAGCGGCTGGGTTGGGTGTCATCGGCGCGATCATCGGCATGACGAGCAGCCTGATCCAAGGTGCTGACGCCAGCGCCGTCGCCCAAGGCCTCTGGGGATACAACAGCGTGCTGACCGCCATAGCCCTCGGCGGCATTTTCCACACTCCCAGCAGCAGAAGCATTCTGCTGGCCATGCTCGGAGCCAGCCTGGCCACACTGCTTCAGGTGCTGCAGATCCGCATGATCGGAATCCTGCCGCCACTCACCCTGAGCTTCGTGATCACGACCTGGTGCCTGCAACGCCTCGCGAAGCGCAGGCTGCCGGCCCTGATTCCTATCTGCTTACACGCTGTGGTCAGCCCTGAAGAACATCGCCAGCGCTATGGCGTCACCCGTGTGCTCCTGGAGAGGTTCCGTCGTCACCTGCAAGAACGACTGGCCGGCATCCCAACCATCAGCGCTCCACCGGTGTTGGAAGAACCACTCAATCACCAAACCCAAGAGCTGTTTGCCGAACTTGATCGCGACCAGGATGGACGTCTCAGCATTGCTGAACTACGCCATGCCCTCATGAGCAACCTCATTCAAAGGCAGGCCGAAAACAACGATCCATTGCTGGACGATCAACTGAACACGGTCCTGGCAGCGATGGATCTCAACCGAGATGGTCAAATCAACCGGATGGAATTCGGCCACTTCATCCAGCACCTGCAACGGTTACGGGACGGCGAAGACCGGCTGCGGCTTTACCTGATCCCCATGGATGCCAATGGCGATGATCATCTTGAGCCGAACGAGCTCGATCGGCTGCTGCGCAGCTTGGGCCAGACCAACTTGACCAGCGCAGAAACCAATCTTGTTTATGCCAATCATCCAGAAGGACTGAGCTGGCGACAGTGGATCGACCAACTGTTGTTGGCATGA
- a CDS encoding carbohydrate kinase, whose translation MAISAGGAPLVLCLGEALVDRLGPLGGDPATAAPADCDDRLGGAPANVACALARLGTPVGFIGRLGLDGIGDSFRELLADRGVDLRGLQSDRHRPSRVVLVRRDATGERVFQGFTGDLGEGFADQALDAQSLGLVWSALADQALWLLVGTIPLATEASALALQAAVQQAAASGVRLALDVNWRPTFWDAAADPAAGPGPVALTQMRPLLEQAALIKLAREEAEWLFSSSDPVVISAGLPQSPDVLVTDGGQPVRWCMAGHGGSMPVLAPPRVVDTTGAGDAFTAGLLHQLVALTPSAGQPLRLSEAVVEQVVRYAAACGALVCAGPGGIDPQPLPHRVMQFLNQLND comes from the coding sequence ATGGCCATATCTGCAGGCGGTGCTCCCCTGGTGCTCTGTTTGGGTGAGGCTCTGGTGGATCGATTGGGTCCCCTGGGTGGTGACCCCGCCACGGCGGCGCCGGCGGACTGCGACGACCGACTGGGGGGAGCTCCGGCCAATGTGGCCTGTGCCCTGGCGCGACTGGGCACGCCGGTGGGCTTCATCGGCCGTCTGGGTCTGGATGGCATCGGCGACAGTTTTCGCGAGCTCCTTGCAGATCGCGGCGTCGATCTGCGCGGCTTGCAAAGTGACCGTCACCGGCCCAGCCGCGTGGTGTTGGTGCGACGGGACGCCACCGGTGAGCGGGTGTTTCAGGGTTTCACCGGGGATCTGGGTGAGGGCTTCGCGGATCAGGCCCTTGATGCCCAGAGCCTTGGGCTGGTCTGGTCTGCCTTGGCGGATCAGGCGTTGTGGCTGTTGGTCGGCACCATTCCCCTGGCCACAGAGGCCTCGGCGCTGGCATTGCAGGCGGCGGTGCAGCAGGCCGCGGCATCCGGGGTACGTCTTGCTCTGGATGTGAACTGGCGCCCCACCTTCTGGGATGCCGCTGCCGATCCCGCTGCCGGCCCCGGGCCTGTTGCATTGACGCAGATGCGTCCGCTGCTGGAGCAGGCGGCCCTGATCAAGCTGGCGCGCGAGGAAGCCGAGTGGCTGTTCAGCAGCAGCGATCCTGTGGTGATCAGTGCAGGTCTGCCTCAGAGCCCCGATGTGCTGGTCACCGATGGTGGTCAGCCGGTGCGTTGGTGCATGGCGGGCCATGGCGGTTCGATGCCGGTGTTGGCGCCGCCACGGGTGGTGGACACCACTGGTGCCGGTGATGCCTTCACTGCAGGGCTGCTGCATCAGCTGGTGGCACTGACGCCATCGGCTGGGCAGCCGCTGCGGCTTAGCGAGGCGGTGGTGGAGCAGGTGGTGCGTTACGCGGCCGCCTGTGGTGCGCTGGTGTGTGCGGGTCCCGGAGGGATTGACCCCCAGCCCTTGCCCCACCGCGTGATGCAGTTTCTCAACCAGCTCAACGACTGA
- the mutT gene encoding 8-oxo-dGTP diphosphatase MutT encodes MSQQSNVEHPDLSALAPDLSLSLLAWWDVNGRKNPALKPWMFTKDGRWPEPHEQLSALQCWIAEVMLQQTQLQVVLPYWQRWMQAFPTLVALAEADEQSVLLRWQGLGYYSRARRLHGTARLLLAQIDGDPSKVELWPQDLDSWLALPGIGRSTAGGILSSAFNSPLAILDGNVRRVLARLMAHCRPPMRDQALFWTWSEALIAALPQRSRDLNQALMDLGATLCTPRNPSCDHCPWQTSCAAYAAGTPEFYPVKEAPRSIPFQVIGVGVVRNGDGEVLIDQRLNEGLLGGLWEFPGGKQEPGEAINDTIRRELREELAIEVEVEEELITVEHAYSHKKLRFVVHLCRWLSGEPQPLASQQVRWVHPEGLGNFPFPAANARMIAALMDHLGLPSIHA; translated from the coding sequence ATGAGTCAACAAAGCAACGTCGAACATCCCGACCTCAGCGCACTAGCGCCTGACCTCTCTCTGTCGCTGTTGGCCTGGTGGGACGTCAATGGCCGCAAGAATCCTGCGCTCAAGCCATGGATGTTCACCAAGGATGGACGGTGGCCCGAGCCTCATGAACAACTCTCTGCGCTGCAGTGCTGGATTGCGGAGGTGATGCTCCAGCAAACCCAGCTGCAGGTGGTGTTGCCCTATTGGCAGCGTTGGATGCAAGCTTTCCCCACCCTCGTCGCTCTGGCTGAGGCTGATGAGCAGTCGGTGTTGTTGCGCTGGCAAGGCCTCGGTTATTACTCCCGCGCGCGCCGCCTGCATGGCACGGCTCGGTTGCTTTTGGCTCAAATCGATGGTGATCCTTCGAAGGTTGAGCTCTGGCCCCAGGATCTCGACAGTTGGCTGGCCTTGCCGGGGATTGGCCGCAGCACGGCGGGCGGCATCTTGTCGTCGGCGTTCAACAGTCCGCTGGCGATTCTTGATGGCAATGTCCGTCGCGTGCTGGCGCGTTTGATGGCCCATTGCCGCCCTCCCATGCGTGATCAGGCGCTGTTCTGGACATGGAGTGAGGCGCTGATTGCGGCCCTTCCTCAGCGCAGTCGCGATCTCAACCAGGCTCTGATGGATTTGGGCGCCACGCTGTGCACGCCGCGCAATCCTTCCTGCGACCATTGTCCCTGGCAGACCAGCTGCGCTGCGTACGCTGCTGGCACTCCAGAGTTCTATCCCGTGAAAGAGGCGCCCCGCAGCATTCCTTTCCAGGTGATCGGTGTCGGCGTGGTGCGCAATGGGGATGGTGAGGTGTTGATCGATCAGCGGCTCAATGAAGGTTTGCTGGGAGGACTTTGGGAATTTCCAGGGGGAAAGCAGGAGCCTGGTGAGGCCATTAACGACACCATCCGCCGCGAGTTGCGCGAGGAGTTGGCGATTGAGGTGGAGGTTGAGGAGGAACTCATCACCGTGGAGCATGCCTACAGCCACAAAAAGCTTCGCTTTGTGGTGCATCTCTGCCGTTGGCTTTCGGGTGAACCCCAGCCCCTGGCCAGTCAGCAGGTGCGTTGGGTGCACCCCGAAGGGCTTGGTAACTTTCCCTTCCCCGCCGCCAATGCCCGGATGATTGCAGCGCTGATGGATCACCTAGGGCTGCCATCTATTCACGCTTGA
- a CDS encoding hydrogenase maturation nickel metallochaperone HypA yields MHEVDMTKCLLISLNEWRDRREDTSAMVETVHLDVGRFTCVEPDQLVTTYKAAVQGTWLDGSRLTITEIPFVGRCLTCNGTYDPVPENAYRSPCCDHPLEEIVSGRELRIRSIDYRSDAAAALESIPIQRQR; encoded by the coding sequence ATGCATGAAGTTGACATGACCAAATGCCTGCTGATCTCCCTGAATGAATGGCGCGACCGTCGCGAAGACACCTCTGCAATGGTCGAGACCGTTCATCTCGATGTGGGGCGATTCACCTGCGTTGAACCCGATCAGCTGGTGACCACCTACAAGGCTGCGGTGCAGGGCACCTGGCTGGATGGATCCCGGCTCACGATCACGGAGATCCCCTTTGTGGGCCGCTGCTTGACCTGCAACGGCACCTACGACCCCGTGCCCGAAAACGCCTACCGCTCTCCCTGCTGCGATCACCCACTTGAAGAGATCGTCAGCGGCAGGGAATTACGCATCCGCAGCATTGATTACCGCAGCGATGCCGCCGCTGCCCTTGAGTCCATTCCAATCCAGCGTCAGCGCTGA
- the hypB gene encoding hydrogenase nickel incorporation protein HypB gives MHMPLEDNLSRNLLAANTHQAEHNNAHFQSWDLLCLNLMSSPGAGKTALLERSLPVLARELSMAVLEGDMTTQLDADRLEAVGIPVVPITTGRACHLDAAMVSGGLTLLRQRLDPSALDLLLVENVGNLVCPAEFDVGEHQKVALLSVTEGDDKPLKYPLMFRNADVVLITKVDLLPHLPIDVAVIRRNIHSINPNATVIEVSALTGEGLDAWHIWVRQALASRTTTAPALATA, from the coding sequence ATGCATATGCCTCTCGAGGACAACCTCAGCCGTAATCTGCTTGCAGCCAACACCCATCAAGCCGAGCACAACAACGCGCACTTCCAGAGCTGGGATCTGCTGTGCCTCAACCTGATGAGCAGCCCAGGCGCAGGCAAAACCGCCTTGCTCGAACGGTCCCTCCCCGTCTTGGCTCGCGAGCTGAGCATGGCCGTGCTGGAGGGCGACATGACCACCCAACTGGATGCCGACCGGTTGGAAGCCGTTGGCATTCCGGTCGTGCCCATCACCACCGGCAGAGCCTGCCACCTTGATGCGGCCATGGTGAGTGGTGGCCTGACGTTGCTGCGACAGCGACTCGACCCTTCCGCGCTTGATCTCTTGCTTGTGGAGAACGTGGGCAACCTCGTCTGCCCAGCGGAATTTGACGTCGGGGAACATCAGAAAGTGGCGTTGCTCAGCGTCACCGAGGGCGACGACAAGCCGCTCAAATACCCCCTGATGTTCCGCAACGCAGATGTGGTGCTGATCACCAAGGTGGATCTCCTACCCCACCTGCCAATAGATGTGGCGGTGATCCGCCGCAACATCCACAGCATCAACCCCAACGCCACGGTGATCGAGGTCTCCGCCCTGACAGGCGAGGGCCTCGATGCCTGGCACATCTGGGTGCGGCAAGCCCTCGCCAGCCGGACCACCACAGCCCCTGCTCTGGCCACCGCCTGA
- the tsaE gene encoding tRNA (adenosine(37)-N6)-threonylcarbamoyltransferase complex ATPase subunit type 1 TsaE gives MELNLCRDAEASGSLDTQSTDRSWVLADLEATRALGRWLVEQPDRPCLLMLEGPLGAGKTSLVQGIAAALGIDEPITSPTFALSQHYPQGSPPLVHLDLYRLEIPAAANDLFLQEEEEALSMGALLVVEWPERLSLPLPEAWTLTLAHRSDGGRRATLMR, from the coding sequence GTGGAGTTGAATCTCTGCAGAGACGCCGAGGCTTCGGGCTCGCTTGACACGCAATCTACCGATCGGTCCTGGGTGTTAGCGGACCTGGAGGCCACCCGCGCGTTGGGCCGCTGGTTGGTGGAACAGCCGGATCGACCGTGCCTGCTGATGCTGGAGGGTCCGCTCGGCGCTGGAAAAACCTCACTCGTCCAAGGCATCGCAGCCGCGCTGGGCATTGATGAACCGATCACTAGCCCCACCTTCGCCCTTTCCCAGCACTACCCACAGGGTTCACCGCCGCTGGTGCATCTCGATCTCTACCGGCTGGAGATACCGGCGGCCGCCAACGATCTGTTTCTGCAGGAGGAAGAGGAAGCGCTGAGCATGGGAGCCCTTCTGGTGGTGGAGTGGCCGGAACGGCTCAGCCTGCCGTTGCCGGAGGCCTGGACGCTGACACTGGCCCATCGCAGCGATGGGGGCCGGCGCGCCACGCTGATGCGCTGA
- the ahcY gene encoding adenosylhomocysteinase codes for MVAAPTSAAELKLDVDCVIADLNQADFGRKELDIAETEMPGLMALREKYGSEKPLKGARIAGSLHMTIQTAVLIETLVELGAEVRWASCNIFSTQDHAAAAIAARGIPVFAVKGETLEEYWEYTHRILEWGDGGSPNMILDDGGDATGLVMLGSKAEQDITVLDNPGNEEETFLFASIKKKLAQDPSFYSRTKAQIQGVTEETTTGVARLYKMQKSGELPFPAINVNDSVTKSKFDNLYGCRESLVDSIKRATDVMVAGKQALVIGYGDVGKGSAQSLRGLGATVCIAEVDPICALQAAMEGYRVVRLEDVVEEMDIFVTATGNFQVIRNEHLEKMKDEAIVCNIGHFDNEIDVASLKNYEWENIKPQVDHITLPSGNKIILLAEGRLVNLGCATGHPSFVMSNSFTNQVLAQIELFTKGDEYGKEVYVLPKHLDEMVARLHLGRIGAKLTELSQEQADYINVPVEGPFKPDHYRY; via the coding sequence ATGGTGGCAGCGCCCACGTCCGCGGCTGAACTGAAGCTTGACGTCGATTGCGTCATCGCCGATCTCAACCAGGCCGACTTCGGCCGCAAAGAGCTCGACATTGCCGAGACCGAGATGCCTGGTCTGATGGCGCTGCGAGAGAAGTACGGCAGTGAGAAGCCGCTGAAGGGTGCCCGCATCGCCGGCTCTTTGCACATGACCATTCAGACGGCCGTTCTGATCGAAACCCTGGTGGAGCTGGGCGCTGAAGTGCGCTGGGCGTCTTGCAACATCTTCTCCACTCAGGATCACGCCGCCGCGGCCATCGCTGCTCGGGGCATTCCCGTGTTCGCTGTGAAGGGCGAGACCCTGGAGGAGTATTGGGAGTACACCCACCGCATCCTCGAGTGGGGCGATGGTGGTTCTCCCAACATGATCCTGGATGACGGCGGCGATGCCACCGGTCTGGTGATGCTGGGTAGCAAGGCCGAGCAAGACATCACCGTTCTCGACAACCCCGGCAACGAAGAGGAGACCTTCCTGTTCGCTTCGATCAAAAAGAAGCTGGCGCAGGACCCCAGCTTCTATTCGCGTACCAAGGCCCAGATCCAGGGTGTGACCGAGGAGACCACCACCGGTGTGGCGCGTCTCTACAAGATGCAGAAGAGCGGAGAGCTTCCCTTCCCCGCCATCAACGTCAACGACTCGGTCACCAAGAGCAAGTTCGACAACCTCTACGGCTGCCGTGAGTCCTTGGTGGACAGCATCAAGCGCGCCACGGACGTGATGGTGGCGGGCAAGCAGGCCCTAGTGATCGGCTATGGCGATGTGGGCAAGGGTTCAGCCCAGTCTTTGCGCGGCCTCGGCGCCACGGTCTGCATCGCGGAAGTGGATCCGATCTGCGCTTTGCAGGCGGCCATGGAGGGCTACCGCGTGGTGCGTCTGGAGGACGTGGTCGAGGAGATGGACATCTTTGTGACCGCGACCGGCAACTTCCAGGTGATCCGCAACGAGCACCTCGAGAAAATGAAGGACGAGGCCATCGTCTGCAACATCGGTCACTTCGACAACGAGATCGATGTCGCCTCCCTTAAGAACTACGAGTGGGAAAACATCAAGCCGCAGGTGGATCACATCACCTTGCCCAGCGGCAACAAGATCATCCTGCTGGCGGAAGGCCGTCTGGTGAATCTTGGCTGCGCCACCGGCCACCCCAGTTTTGTGATGAGCAACTCCTTCACCAACCAGGTGCTGGCTCAGATCGAGCTGTTCACCAAGGGCGATGAGTACGGCAAAGAGGTGTACGTGCTGCCCAAGCATCTCGATGAGATGGTGGCCCGCCTGCACCTTGGCCGCATTGGCGCCAAGCTCACTGAGCTCAGCCAGGAACAGGCTGACTACATCAACGTGCCGGTGGAAGGTCCCTTTAAGCCTGACCACTACCGCTACTGA
- the speB gene encoding agmatinase: MASTTDSSGAFQRSHPSEGMDALEKERKLPLTGWQQEVDQAKRFGLEAAASIVDRNISTFSRGELPHFAGINTFMKAPYLEDVNHVGNYDVAIVGVPHDCGTTYRPGTRFGPQGIRRISALYTPYNYEMGVDLREQITLCDVGDIFTIPANNEKSFDQISKGIAHVFSSGAFPIILGGDHSIGFPTVRGVCRHLGDKKVGIIHFDRHVDTQEIDLDERMHTCPWFHATNMANAPAENLVQLGIGGWQVPREGVKICRERGTNVLTVTDITEMGLEAAAQYAIERATDGTDCVYISFDIDCIDAGFVPGTGWPEPGGLMPREALKLLELIVRNVPVCGLEIVEVSPPYDISDMTSLMATRVICDTMAHLVVSGQLPRKEKPEWISDSCNMTVDQKWR; this comes from the coding sequence ATGGCATCGACGACTGATTCCTCAGGGGCATTCCAGCGTTCGCACCCCAGCGAAGGCATGGATGCGCTGGAAAAAGAACGCAAACTTCCCCTCACCGGTTGGCAACAAGAAGTCGATCAAGCCAAGCGCTTCGGCCTTGAGGCGGCGGCCAGCATCGTCGACCGCAACATCTCCACCTTCTCCCGGGGTGAATTGCCGCATTTCGCCGGCATCAACACCTTTATGAAGGCTCCCTACCTGGAAGACGTCAATCACGTGGGCAACTACGACGTCGCCATCGTTGGCGTTCCCCACGACTGCGGCACCACCTACCGGCCCGGAACACGCTTTGGGCCTCAGGGCATCCGACGCATTTCAGCGCTTTACACCCCTTACAACTACGAGATGGGGGTGGACCTCCGCGAACAAATCACCCTCTGCGATGTGGGTGACATCTTCACGATCCCCGCCAACAACGAAAAGAGCTTCGATCAGATCTCCAAAGGCATCGCCCACGTGTTCTCAAGCGGTGCCTTCCCGATCATTCTCGGTGGCGACCACTCAATCGGTTTTCCCACGGTGCGCGGGGTCTGTCGCCATCTCGGCGACAAAAAGGTGGGAATCATCCATTTCGATCGCCATGTCGACACCCAGGAGATCGATCTGGACGAGCGGATGCACACCTGCCCGTGGTTCCATGCCACCAACATGGCCAACGCTCCGGCTGAAAACCTGGTGCAGCTGGGCATCGGTGGCTGGCAAGTGCCTCGGGAAGGCGTCAAGATCTGCCGAGAACGGGGCACCAATGTGCTCACGGTGACCGACATCACCGAAATGGGGCTGGAGGCCGCCGCCCAATACGCCATTGAACGAGCCACCGATGGCACGGACTGCGTTTACATCTCCTTCGACATTGACTGCATCGATGCCGGCTTCGTACCGGGAACTGGCTGGCCGGAGCCCGGCGGCCTGATGCCCCGTGAGGCGCTCAAGCTGCTGGAACTGATCGTGCGCAACGTTCCCGTTTGCGGTTTAGAGATCGTTGAGGTGTCACCGCCTTACGACATCAGTGACATGACCTCGTTGATGGCCACCCGGGTGATCTGCGACACCATGGCCCACCTCGTGGTGAGCGGTCAGTTGCCCCGCAAAGAGAAGCCGGAGTGGATCAGCGACAGCTGCAACATGACCGTTGATCAGAAGTGGAGATAA